TCTCCCAGGTAGGGACCGTATCGGCCAACAACGACAAGACCATCGGGGATATCATCGCCGAGGCCATGGAGAAGGTGGGCAAAGAAGGCGTCATCACCGTAGAAGAAGCCAAGGGAATGGAGACGACTCTCGAGATCGTAGAAGGAATGCAGTTCGATCGCGGTTATATCAGCCCTTACTTTGTCACTGAACCTGAGAAGATGGAAGTTCACCTGGAGGAACCCTATATTCTTCTCCACGAGAAAAAAATCAGCAATATGAAGGACCTGGTTCCCATTCTGGAACAGATCGCCAAGATGGGAAAGCCTCTCCTTATTATTGCCGAGGACGTGGAGGGCGAGGCCCTGGCGACCCTGGTGGTCAATAAGCTGCGAGGGACCCTGAAGTGTGCAGCGGTAAAAGCCCCGGGTTTCGGCGATCGTAGAAAGGCCATGCTCGAGGATATCGCCATCCTGACAGGTGGACAGGTGATCAGCGAGGATCTTGGGATCAAGCTGGAAAATATGACTATCAACGATCTGGGGACCGCAAAGAGGGTCAGCATCGACAAGGACAACACCACTATCGTGGATGGTGGAGGCAGCCGCAAGGCCTTGGAAGGCCGGGTGAAACAGATCCGTGCCCAGATCGAGGATACGACCAGCGACTATGATCGGGAAAAACTCCAGGAACGCCTTGCCAAACTGATCGGCGGTGTGGCCGTGATCAATGTGGGAGCGGCGACCGAGGCCGAGATGAAGGAGAAAAAGGACCGGGTGGAAGACGCCCTGAACGCCACGCGGGCCGCTGTGGAAGAGGGGATCGTTCCAGGAGGCGGCGTTGCTTATCTAAGGGTTTTGAAGGCCTTGGACAAACTGGAGCTTCCCGGAGACCAACAGCTTGGAGCCAAACTGGTGAGAAGGGCCCTTGAAGAGCCCGTGCGGCAGATCGCCAACAACGCAGGATTCGAAGGTTCGGTCGTGGTGCAGGAGGTCATTTCTGCCAAGGGGGCCCACGGGTTCAATGCCGAGACTGGTCAATATGAAGACCTGATCAAGGCGGGAATCATCGATCCTACCAAGGTGACACGGTTCGCTCTCCAGAATGCGGCTTCCGTGGCCGGCCTTCTCCTGACCACTGAGGCCATGGTGGCGGAAAAACCTGAAAAGAAAAAGGCGGATATGCCTCAGATGCCTTCTGAAGATATGTATTAATCCTTTTTTCATGGACCGCCCGGGGGAGAGATTTCCCGCCCCCGGGCGGTTATTATTTTACCGCCACTTCAGGTCCCCTGGGAACAGGAAGCAAGGCCCTCTACGGTTTTCAACCATTGAAACCGGATAAATGGGCTGTAATTCAGAGAGAAAAGGGAAGAGATGTAAACCTTGATTTGCATTCCTGGTGTGTCAAGGGGACATCGAGGTGTCGAAATTTTGACGAAAAAACACTCTGTTCAGGAGCTTCTTTCCCCTTCTTATCCCTGGCCATTCGCTTTTTTTTGATCCTTCCGGAAAAAACGGACATATTTCATTTTACCGCCTCCAAACTGCCCCACCCGTTGAAGGTTTCAGTAATAAGCCCCGTGGCTCAGAAAAAGTCCAAAGGGCCGGATTTTACCACCTTTTTCGCAAAATAAAATTTCGCTTTTCTCTTGAAATTCACCGACGTCAACCTTTTCCATCTCATGGCCCTGTTTTTGCAATCCTTACGATGCAGCACAGAGGTCTGAGTACCGTAATACCAAACAAAGGAGAGAAATGAAATGCGACGACAACTTACGCTCGGAAAGAGGATTGCTTCCGGAATCATCCTGTTACTGATCCTCATGGGAATCGTGGGAGGTGCTGGTTACTTCGGGCTCCTCCGTGTGTCCAAGGTCGTCGGACTTTACAAGGATATCAGTTCGCTCCAATCCATAGTTGCCCTGGGTAAGGAACAGTTCGATCTCTACATGGTGGCCGCCCTGAGCGGGGACAGGGAGAGCATGGCCGAGACCAAGGCCAAGACCTTGGATATTCTTGGAAAAGGCTCAGCCTTTATCGAGGAGATCAAGGGAAAGGCCTCTGTAGACAGAGCGGGCAAGGAACAACTGGCCGCGGCCCAGGAGGCCATTAAGGGATATCGTAAGGCCTTCGTCCAATATACCCTTGAAGAAGACGAAAAGGAAAAGCTCGCAGGCCAAATCGAAGATATGTACAAGGGCTTGGCTGGAAACATCGAAAAGGGCCAGTTGTGGCACCAGGAAATGATTATGGAGGCAAAGGTTCTCATGTCCAATGTCCAGGTGTATCTACCGCGGCCATCCCCGGGGCATTGGAAAAAGGTGGAAGAGGGCTTCTCCAAGCTCCTGAAAACGATAAAGGCTTGGGCGGGGAAGGTCAATAACAGCGATTCATTGAGAGAACTGGGGGCGACCATTCTGAAACAGTATGAAACCTTTAAATCCACCGTTGAACAATTCCACGAAAAGGTCCAGGTACAGGCCCAACTCAAGGCTTCCATGGCCCAGAACAAGGCAAAACTGGTAGCCGTGTGTGAGGACCTGGGTAATAAGAGCGAAAAGCAACTCAGGGAGGATACGAGGCTTTCAGGAAGAATCATCTTCGGTGTTATGGGAGCGGCCCTCTTGCTCGGTGTTTTCTATGCATTGATATCCATCAAGAGGATCAATGCAAAGATCAATACCGTAATCAGGGGTGTCAGCGAGGCGGCGGAACAGGTGGCCTCTGCGGCCGGGCAGGTCTCAAAGTCCAGCCAGGAACTGGCCGAGGGCTCTTCTCATCAGGCAGCGGCCATTGAAGAGACCTCTTCTTCTCTCGAAGAAATTTCTTCCATGGTCAAACAGAATGCGGAGAATGCCAATGAGGCGAAGGGCATGATGGGAGAGGTCAAAAGGATCGTGGAAGATGTTAGTCGCCATATGGGCAACATGAGCGAGGCGATCGACGATATCACCCGTTCCAGCCAGGAAACGGACAAAATTGTGAAAACTATTGATGAAATCGCTTTTCAGACTAATCTTTTGGCCTTGAACGCGGCGGTTGAGGCGGCCCGGGCAGGAGAGGCCGGGGCGGGATTCGCCGTGGTGGCCGATGAAGTCCGAAACCTCGCCATGCGGGCTGCCGAGGCGGCAAAAAATACTGCCCAATTGATTGGGGATACCATCCAGGCCGTTCAGAAGGGAAACGAACTCACCCTGGCGACCAAGGAAGCATTTCAGCAAAACATCGAAATCTCCTCCCGCGTAGGATCCCTGGTGGACGAGATCGCTGCGGCCTCCAAAGAACAGGCGGAGGGTATTGAACAGGTGACCCGAGCCGTGGCCGACATGGACCAGGTCACTCAACAGAATGCAGCCGGCGCTGAAGAATCCGCCAGTGCCGCCGAAGAAATGAATGCCCAGGCCGAAGGAATGAAGGCTTATGTCAGGGATCTGATCATGCTGGTTCATGGAACCAAGGGTATGAAAGGAGATGGCTCCCACGGCAGTTCCCTTGAGACGGTTCCGGCTCGGGAGACGGATGTCTCCGCCGCGGGCTCCCTTCCTGCGCGAGAGGTGAAAAACACGAACCTGCCTGCCTCCAAGCTCAAGGAGGTGGATCCTAATCAGGTCATCCCGATGGAGGAGGATGACTTCAAGGATTTCTGAATCAGATTTTGTCTTTCACGGGCAGACAAATCTTTTCAGGCTTTCAGCGGCCAATGATCCATCCGGCCGCTGAAAGTCCCTTGGGTTCCCCACATACCGCCCGCATGTCATTTCCTTATGCCTATCGGTCCATCAAGATGCGTTCATGGAATATTCCAAGGCGCTTTCGACATGGATCCTGGATGTATCGAAAAAGGGCATTCCTATATCCTCTCCTCCCAGCAGGAGAGGAATCTCAGTACAACCTAGGATCAGCCCTTCGATGGAATTTTC
This DNA window, taken from Deltaproteobacteria bacterium, encodes the following:
- the groL gene encoding chaperonin GroEL (60 kDa chaperone family; promotes refolding of misfolded polypeptides especially under stressful conditions; forms two stacked rings of heptamers to form a barrel-shaped 14mer; ends can be capped by GroES; misfolded proteins enter the barrel where they are refolded when GroES binds); amino-acid sequence: MTAKMIKYGAEAREKILRGVDTLAEAVKVTLGPKGRNVLIEKSWGSPKTTKDGVTVAKEIELEDKFENMGAQMVKEVASKTSDVAGDGTTTATLLAQAIYREGSKLVAAGANPMAIKRGIDKSVEAVVEELKKLSKPTKEKAEISQVGTVSANNDKTIGDIIAEAMEKVGKEGVITVEEAKGMETTLEIVEGMQFDRGYISPYFVTEPEKMEVHLEEPYILLHEKKISNMKDLVPILEQIAKMGKPLLIIAEDVEGEALATLVVNKLRGTLKCAAVKAPGFGDRRKAMLEDIAILTGGQVISEDLGIKLENMTINDLGTAKRVSIDKDNTTIVDGGGSRKALEGRVKQIRAQIEDTTSDYDREKLQERLAKLIGGVAVINVGAATEAEMKEKKDRVEDALNATRAAVEEGIVPGGGVAYLRVLKALDKLELPGDQQLGAKLVRRALEEPVRQIANNAGFEGSVVVQEVISAKGAHGFNAETGQYEDLIKAGIIDPTKVTRFALQNAASVAGLLLTTEAMVAEKPEKKKADMPQMPSEDMY
- a CDS encoding methyl-accepting chemotaxis protein; amino-acid sequence: MRRQLTLGKRIASGIILLLILMGIVGGAGYFGLLRVSKVVGLYKDISSLQSIVALGKEQFDLYMVAALSGDRESMAETKAKTLDILGKGSAFIEEIKGKASVDRAGKEQLAAAQEAIKGYRKAFVQYTLEEDEKEKLAGQIEDMYKGLAGNIEKGQLWHQEMIMEAKVLMSNVQVYLPRPSPGHWKKVEEGFSKLLKTIKAWAGKVNNSDSLRELGATILKQYETFKSTVEQFHEKVQVQAQLKASMAQNKAKLVAVCEDLGNKSEKQLREDTRLSGRIIFGVMGAALLLGVFYALISIKRINAKINTVIRGVSEAAEQVASAAGQVSKSSQELAEGSSHQAAAIEETSSSLEEISSMVKQNAENANEAKGMMGEVKRIVEDVSRHMGNMSEAIDDITRSSQETDKIVKTIDEIAFQTNLLALNAAVEAARAGEAGAGFAVVADEVRNLAMRAAEAAKNTAQLIGDTIQAVQKGNELTLATKEAFQQNIEISSRVGSLVDEIAAASKEQAEGIEQVTRAVADMDQVTQQNAAGAEESASAAEEMNAQAEGMKAYVRDLIMLVHGTKGMKGDGSHGSSLETVPARETDVSAAGSLPAREVKNTNLPASKLKEVDPNQVIPMEEDDFKDF